In the Terriglobia bacterium genome, GCTGCTCACCACGAAAGGACGAAGGAGCGGTCAGCAACGAACCGTCCCGTTATTGTATTTGCTCGATGGGGATAATGTGGTATTGGTGGCGTCCAATGGGGGTGCGGTGAAGCATCCCACCTGGTGGCTCAATCTTCAAGCCGAGCCGGTGGCAGAGACACAGATCAAAGGCGTTAGACAGCGGGTAAGGGCAGAGCAAGCCTCGGCGGAGGAGAAACGTCGCCTCTGGCCACGTCTGACGACGATGTATCCGGGTTACCAGAGATACCAGGACGTCACCAATCGGGATATACCGGTAGTTATTCTACGTTCGATCGAAAACCGCAGCATTTCCGAGGTAATCGAATCATGACGCGAAAGCTTGTAATCGATGTCCTCTAAATCGTATACGCGAGTTTCGTTCTTACTGGCTTTCGTCCTGACTGTTTTCTCTCCAATTGAGATCCGAGTTCAATCTGTCTCAGCTGGTGCGGCGCATCCTGAATTCGAGACAATCTCTGTCAAACCGGGAGACCCGACTCTTCCAGGAGGTGTTCCGGTGGAACAGGGCGGAAGATTTAGCGCGCGGAAATGCGGCGTGGCCTGGCTCCCGGAGACCGGGTTATCGTCACCGCTATGTCCGCCTAAGCAGGTTATGCCAGAGTGAGACTGAGGTAATCCCGGCAGCCATGCTGGACACCGTTGTTCAGGATCTGCGTTATGCCATCCGCGTGTTATCCAGGAATCGCGGCGTCACTGCGGTGGCTGTCCAGTGCGAGATTATTGAGAAGATTTATCGCGCAAGTGTCGGGGGCGAAGATCGTGACGCGTTTACATTTTTTCTTTTCTGCCTTACCTCCCGCAGTAAGCCAGAGACTTTTTTCTTTTCTGCCTTACCGCCCACGGTAAGCCAGAGAGTTTTTTCTTCTCTGCCTTACCGCCCGCGGTAAGCCAAAGAGTTTTTTCTTTTCTGCCTTACCGCCCGCAGTAAGCCAGAGACTTTTTTCTTCTCTGCCTTACCTCCCGCGGTAAGCCAGAGACTTTTTTCTTTTCTGCCTTACCTCCCACGGTAAGCCAGAGACTTTTTTCTTCTCTGCTTTACCTCCCGCGGTAAGCCAGAGACTTTTTTCTTCTCTGCCTTACCTCGCACGGTAAGCCAGAGACTTTTTTCTTCTCTGCTTTACCGGTCCCTCCGCCGATCCCGTCCGGCCAAAATGAATCATTCGCTTTATTGGTCAATGAGATACGGATACCTGATTCGCTTCCATTACATTCCGCCCAGGCTGCGTCGCAACCCGAAATGAACGCCGCGGCCCGGATTCAGAATTTCTTCGTTACACCGAAGGTCGCGAACGTCGGATCGATGGTCAGATTGCCGTTCGAGTCGGCATCCCCGTTCTGCCAGCGGAACGCAGCGTTCACCGCAAACTTCGGTGTCAGATACACGTCGGTCCCCACGACAAATCCTTCGATGCTGAAGGTGTTCGATGGTTTATATGCAAAGGTATTTCCGTCCACCGAATACGATAACGTATTTGAGAACATCAGATACCCGATCTGCGGGCCCGCCCAGACATCCGCCCTCCGCATCTGGACAAAGTGAACGTTCAGGGAAGCGAAAAGAGGTACGACATTCAGCTTCTGAGACAGAGCGGTATTCGGCGCGCTGGAGCTGATGAACTGAATATTCATTCGCGTGTACGCAAGAGCCCCGTCGATGCCAAACCAATGGCTTAGCCGGTATTCGGCATCACCGCCCACGCTTGGAGACGAGCCCTGAACGTGGAGTCCAACCGTCCCGAAGGAGGTCGTATCAAACGGTTCATTATCATGCAGGACGTAGCGGCCGGCCGGCCCTGTCCATAACCTTCCAGTAAAACCGCGGTCTTCCGACTGGGCGGAGGTCGTCACTGCCATGACCACGATCCCGAGTAAACCTGCAAGAACTGTTAACCAAGCACGCTGTGGCATGGAGCATCCTTATGCAAAATTTGCAATATTTCTGGATCTCAGATGCCAGACTGCTTTCCACAACAAAAGCCGGGGATTAGCCCCTCACGTTCTGTGCTTTTTGTGGTCTCTTTTGTGGCTATTCCCGATCATTTCCCTTCTTCAGTCTTTTTGCCCTTGGGATTGAAATCGTCGAGGCCCAGCAGACGTGCAACTTCCGTCAATTCGCCGGGGTTGCGCAAGACCTGCTGGAGCAGTTCCCCCAGCGACAGGCTGCCCCAGGCGACAGCGCGTTTGACCAGGTAAGGCGTCGGGCTGTGCGGTTCGGTTCTCATGAGATACTCCGCCGCTTCGGCCAGCATGTGATAGGCCTGGGCGCGGCTGCGGATGGGGCCGCTGATCGCGTAGTCCCGCGGATCGTTCGCTGTGTCCCGGTCCGATTTCTCTCGGATCGAATCATCTTCTCTTTCGACAAAGGGTTCGAATTTCACATCCACTCCTCGAACATCCAACAACTCACTCACAAAATGCAGGATCGTGCGCAGCATCTCCTTCATCTGATGGAGGGCGCCTTCCTGCCTCTTATCGAAATGAACCAATACGCGTTCGAAGCGTTCCGCTTCCTCGAGCGCATTGGTCAGTTGCTCCCGTAAATCGATATAGAAGTCGTTCGGCGTCAGATTGACGCTGGCGTCGAACTGGGTTTGCAGCAACCGCCCGGAATCCTGACCTTTGCGGACCGGTGTCTTGTCACGTGCTGCAACTTTTACCTGATGTATACCGAGTTCGCGATCCGCCCAGGTGTATGAGCGCTCGTCTTCGGTCCTGGTGATTGCGATCAATTTCAATTTAAGAGTGAGCTTCTCATCGATCCAGGAGACCGGGGCATAACGAAGTTCCGGATCGTCGGGATCGAGCGGCGGATACAGCGTGTCCCAGAAATTCTCCGAAAGGGCAGTCAGGACGCGGAACCCGTCCGCGACCCCGGCAAATCCATCCAGATGGATACAGGCTTCCAGCAGCCAGGCGCCGATCTGCAGGTCCTTGGACCGCTTCTGGAGCGCCTCCAGGCAAATGGACTTCACTTCTTTCCAGTCCGCCTTTTTCAACTTCGTTTGCCAGATCCCCTGAGGCGCATTGGCATCATCTTCGCGGCGCGCCCCTTTAATCGAGTCGTAGATCTGCGAATAGCGCAGCGACTCGCCGGCCGGGCTGTCCGAAGAAACAGGTTGGATTAATGTTTGTACTTCAATCATCAGGATCGATCCAATGACGGCGCCCGTTCCGGAAACGCCGGTAGAGTTATCGGTTCTTTCTTGTCCGCCGTCAAGAGCGTCAGGCGGACAAACACTTTCGTCATCATGGGATCGTCACCGGTCATCATGGTCGGGACGATGAATTTCAACGTCTGCGGAGCCGGATCGATCAGCTGATCGAAGTCGGCAGGCACGCTGGCATGAGTGCGGAAGAATCGCAGCATCGACCAGCGTGTCGTATCCTCGAACGTCACTTTGCGGTCCTCATAGACAACGCCTTCGGCGTTTTCCGGAGCAGGAATGATGTTCGCGTCTTTGGCCCAGCGCAGCACCAGACGCGTTTTGTCGCCCAGCACCCAGCGGCCGCGGCGCATGGTATCGCGGGCGGTGATCGTCTGGTCCCCGACTTCGAGCTGCCACTCGATGATCTGATTACCGCCGGACTCCCTGCGCCGGTTCACGCGGAACTCCACTTCGAAATCGAACACGGGCGCAAGCGCCTTGGCATCGTCCAGAAACGGAGCAAAGAGGGCGCGGACGGAAACCATATCATCGATAAATTGCAGAACGCGCGGCCCGGAGCCGGTCCGGCCCTGAGGCCGCTCGAGGTACTTGATGATGTTCTTGTTGTACGCATCGAACAGCTTGAAGAAGTCGCGGATCGATTGCGGATCGGCCTCGCCGCCGCGGCCGGGACCCGGGACGAACGGGAACTTTCCGGCCAGCTTCTGGTTGAACGTGCTTTCAAGCTCGCGGAACTGCTGAACCACCGTGGCGGTCGCGATCGAATCGAACCTTTCATACACCAGCCGCCGCAGTTCGTTGCGTTTGTTCAGGAAGAAGTCCGTGGATTGTGCCGCCAGGTCCTGCGGCGAGATCTTGTCGCTGTAATTCTGCGTGGTGAGAGACGGCAGGACTGTACTTACAAACGTTTCAAGCGCTGTAACGTTGTTCGCCGGATTCTTATTGTCGTACTTCTCCAGTTCCGTCGCAATATTCTGCCACTTGGCCAGAAGCTGCGCGTCGGCCGCGCTGCGCCTTCCGGCGCGCTGGCTGGTGATGATCGAGAGCGCGGGATCCGCGTTTTCCTTGAGCCGTTTCAGGTTCTCGCGCTGGGCGTCGAGATACTGCGGCAGTTCCTTGTCGTCTTTCACGCCAAACACGACCGTGACCAGCGGCTCCGCTCCTTCCCAGCGGGCCAGACCGGCTTCATTGAACACATAAGGCGCTTTCTGCTCGAAGAGCTGCTCGACCGTGCGGAGGTGCTGGAACGCGCCGGCCAGCGTCGCCTCTGCGAGGTCGTTGTAGGCGCGGCTCATCCCAAGACGATCGAAGGCCGCAAGCAGATCGGTCAACGGCTTCGCCGTGTCTTTGAGCTGCTTGGTTTCATTCTGAACGTCCTGCTCGAGGTTGTTCGACGCCGGGACTGCAGGCTCGACCTTCTGCGCGTTCGAGATGAGCGAAACCATGTTGGCTTCCAGGCGATTCAACGCCATCACGCGCAGGCGGTTCTGCAATTCCGGGTTGAAGGTCGTCAGCCCGCCGGCGATGAACGCATTGTAAGGTTCCACGAGCTGCTGGGCCTGCTGCAAGCCGGGCAGATCCCAGGCGAAGCGCGATCCCTGCGGCGCCGCCGTCCGGATCCTGCGTCCGCTGGCCTGGGCCATGAACCGCTGATTGAGGAAATCTTCCAGTCCTTTGCGCAACGCCAGCAGCGCGGCGGACGGCTTCATCATGTTGTCGGCGGTCTGGAGAATCGGGCCGGTCAGCGAACTCTGGTAATTCTCGAGCGTGCTGCGCATCGAATCCACATTCTCGGCCGCCATGTCCTCGAGCTTCATGCGCGCAGCGGGGCCGAACAGGGTCGACATCTGGATGGCATCGAGTAGCGCCGCATACTCGGATCCAGGAGCGAAACCCGGCTTTCCAAGCCACGCCAGTTCGGGCTTTGAGAACGTCTGATTCAACTGATCGATGGTGCCCATGAGGGCCCGATAGGGCGCCGGATCGCTGTCGGCAGTGGTCGGCTCCTTCGCCAGCGTATCGAGTTCGGCCTGCAGCTCATCGAGCTGCATGACCGGCAATTCGCGGTCGGCGACGGCATCGAAAAACTTCTGTCCCAGCACCTGCTGTTTGTCGGCGACCGCTTGTTTTACCTTGTCGACATTGATGACGTCCTGCTGGCTGGCCTTGAGCGCACGCAGATAGAAATCGGCGTTCTCGTAGAAGGCAGGAGGAAGTTCCGTGCCGTAAATGAATTTCACCAGCTTGCCGAGCGTTGGGAGATCGCCCGATTCCGGCATCGCTTCGAAGTTGTACATCGTAATGTACGGTTCGAGCTCTTTGACGCGATCGACATAGCGGCGAAAGGTCTGGAATTCAGGCAACGAGGCCACGCCGGCCGGGTGATAGGCCGTATCGGCGGGGGGAGCGGGAGGCGCCATTTCCTGGGCTTCCTGAAGATGTTCGGTCAGATTGAGGTAAATGGATCCGAGAACGATCTTACTGAACGTCAGATTCATGGACTGGTCCAGGCGCTCATCCAGGCTGGTGAACCATGAACCCGGCAGCCAGAAGCTTCGCAACGTCGCGGCATTGATCTCCTCCATTCCCATCAGAATCTTGGTGGGATCGACGCCTTCGAGCCGCTGCAGAATTTCCGCCGCCGTCAGCTTGCCGTTGTTGGATTTTTCGACATCGCGAACCTGAGTCAGATCCTTTTCAACCTGCGCCATGACAGGCTCGAACGCCGCAGTCTCCTGTTGAAGCCGGTTTTTCGAGAGGAAGAGCGCGAGACTGCCGAACAGCAGAAACAGAATGCACGCCACCTGCCCGGCCAGCGCCCAGCGATTTCTGGCGAGAACCGACCGGAAGACCGGGTGCGCCAGCGGATGTTCCGGAAAGATTTTTTTCTCGAAAACATGCTTCACGAAGACCGGCTGAGGTTCGGCGGCGGCTCCGGCCGACGGCGTGTATTCGCCTCCCAGGGCGGTATTCACCGGAGCATCGAGCTGCGCGTCACCGCAGAAATATAGCCCGCGGAACAGAAAGCTTTCGTGGTGCGCGCTCTCCTTGAAAAGATGATTCAGGTAGCCGCGGACCGGCTCGATCAGAGTCTGGAACTCAGCGGGGAAAAGAAAAACGCCGTCTGAATCCTCGACCGTGTCGCTTTCCGCGAAAATTTCGATCTGAGTTTTATAGATCGTGTTGTTCAGATTCTTGAAGGCTTCATCCACCCAGTCCGGCACGTACGCGGCGTGCACCGAGTACGGATTCGACCACCCGAACATGTCGTCCCTGAGGTTCTTCGGAAGCTCGCTGACGTAGCTGCGGAATCCCGAAATGTGATCGCACTTCGTGATGAACACATAGACCGGGAAGGTCATGCCCAGCATCTTCTGGACGGACCACATTTTTTCGTAGATCAGATCCGCTTTGCGGCGGAGATCTTCGTTGCTGAGCTTGTTCGGTCCGATCAGGTCGTCGACCGGAATGGCGGCGATAAATCCGTCGATCGGACGTTCCGGACGATTCCGGCGGAGGAGCGACAAAAAAGTTCTCCAGCCG is a window encoding:
- a CDS encoding nitroreductase family deazaflavin-dependent oxidoreductase, with product MAVTGEDQGSGRRPSRLAAALQNAVTAIHTLVYRTSNGVIGGRLANSPVLLLTTKGRRSGQQRTVPLLYLLDGDNVVLVASNGGAVKHPTWWLNLQAEPVAETQIKGVRQRVRAEQASAEEKRRLWPRLTTMYPGYQRYQDVTNRDIPVVILRSIENRSISEVIES
- a CDS encoding outer membrane beta-barrel protein, with protein sequence MPQRAWLTVLAGLLGIVVMAVTTSAQSEDRGFTGRLWTGPAGRYVLHDNEPFDTTSFGTVGLHVQGSSPSVGGDAEYRLSHWFGIDGALAYTRMNIQFISSSAPNTALSQKLNVVPLFASLNVHFVQMRRADVWAGPQIGYLMFSNTLSYSVDGNTFAYKPSNTFSIEGFVVGTDVYLTPKFAVNAAFRWQNGDADSNGNLTIDPTFATFGVTKKF
- the tssA gene encoding type VI secretion system protein TssA, translated to MIEVQTLIQPVSSDSPAGESLRYSQIYDSIKGARREDDANAPQGIWQTKLKKADWKEVKSICLEALQKRSKDLQIGAWLLEACIHLDGFAGVADGFRVLTALSENFWDTLYPPLDPDDPELRYAPVSWIDEKLTLKLKLIAITRTEDERSYTWADRELGIHQVKVAARDKTPVRKGQDSGRLLQTQFDASVNLTPNDFYIDLREQLTNALEEAERFERVLVHFDKRQEGALHQMKEMLRTILHFVSELLDVRGVDVKFEPFVEREDDSIREKSDRDTANDPRDYAISGPIRSRAQAYHMLAEAAEYLMRTEPHSPTPYLVKRAVAWGSLSLGELLQQVLRNPGELTEVARLLGLDDFNPKGKKTEEGK
- a CDS encoding type VI secretion system protein — protein: MAQLTKFLPYILGAVGVLIAAIAASVILIIRSSRKGSASQTLSTALKQRGALDKQYEKYRAGAEGSARKAGAAIHSAEPSAGAAVPHKPGLWTRIKHRFGLHSGALPHSFKEAIKLLKDRIPGRDFRYRVPWFVMAGEAGSGKTTLLDHVGLPQPFGRVGGDPFELRKPVTWWLFTNGVVLDVDGSMVSSHDGRASDDIGWRTFLSLLRRNRPERPIDGFIAAIPVDDLIGPNKLSNEDLRRKADLIYEKMWSVQKMLGMTFPVYVFITKCDHISGFRSYVSELPKNLRDDMFGWSNPYSVHAAYVPDWVDEAFKNLNNTIYKTQIEIFAESDTVEDSDGVFLFPAEFQTLIEPVRGYLNHLFKESAHHESFLFRGLYFCGDAQLDAPVNTALGGEYTPSAGAAAEPQPVFVKHVFEKKIFPEHPLAHPVFRSVLARNRWALAGQVACILFLLFGSLALFLSKNRLQQETAAFEPVMAQVEKDLTQVRDVEKSNNGKLTAAEILQRLEGVDPTKILMGMEEINAATLRSFWLPGSWFTSLDERLDQSMNLTFSKIVLGSIYLNLTEHLQEAQEMAPPAPPADTAYHPAGVASLPEFQTFRRYVDRVKELEPYITMYNFEAMPESGDLPTLGKLVKFIYGTELPPAFYENADFYLRALKASQQDVINVDKVKQAVADKQQVLGQKFFDAVADRELPVMQLDELQAELDTLAKEPTTADSDPAPYRALMGTIDQLNQTFSKPELAWLGKPGFAPGSEYAALLDAIQMSTLFGPAARMKLEDMAAENVDSMRSTLENYQSSLTGPILQTADNMMKPSAALLALRKGLEDFLNQRFMAQASGRRIRTAAPQGSRFAWDLPGLQQAQQLVEPYNAFIAGGLTTFNPELQNRLRVMALNRLEANMVSLISNAQKVEPAVPASNNLEQDVQNETKQLKDTAKPLTDLLAAFDRLGMSRAYNDLAEATLAGAFQHLRTVEQLFEQKAPYVFNEAGLARWEGAEPLVTVVFGVKDDKELPQYLDAQRENLKRLKENADPALSIITSQRAGRRSAADAQLLAKWQNIATELEKYDNKNPANNVTALETFVSTVLPSLTTQNYSDKISPQDLAAQSTDFFLNKRNELRRLVYERFDSIATATVVQQFRELESTFNQKLAGKFPFVPGPGRGGEADPQSIRDFFKLFDAYNKNIIKYLERPQGRTGSGPRVLQFIDDMVSVRALFAPFLDDAKALAPVFDFEVEFRVNRRRESGGNQIIEWQLEVGDQTITARDTMRRGRWVLGDKTRLVLRWAKDANIIPAPENAEGVVYEDRKVTFEDTTRWSMLRFFRTHASVPADFDQLIDPAPQTLKFIVPTMMTGDDPMMTKVFVRLTLLTADKKEPITLPAFPERAPSLDRS